The genomic DNA TGCCTCGACATCGTCGGAGCCGCAAAGAAGTTTGAATTGACTATCAAGGAGCACCCAGTTCTGTCCCAAAACATCGAGGTTGTTGGTGATCCCATGGTTAGCGTCGTCGCCTTCCAAAGCAAGAACGGAGGCATTGATATCTACGACATTGCAGATGACTTATCCTCCAAGGGATGGCATCTCAATGCTCTCCAAACGCCTGCGGCAATCCACGTGGCCTTCACTGTTCCCACGGCGTCTGCTGTTGACCAACTCATCACCGATGTGGTTGAGGTTGTCGAGAAAGAACTGGAGAAGGCTGAGGAGCGGAAGAGACAAGGGAAGTCCTATGCCATCCAACGTGGAGACACTGCTGCCCTGTACGGAGTGGCTGGCAGTATGCCAGACAAGAGCATCGTCAACCGCCTTGCTGAAGGCTTCCTCGACACGTTGTACAAGGTCTAAGCGTGGTCTTATCTTGTTGAAAGAAACTGTACTTTTATTGTTTacctcttctttcttgtgTATAAGAATTTGTCCATAATGGGCTTAAAGCTTTTTGCGAGAGGGTCCAGACTGAACACATACTCGCGGGCGTTAATGGCATGGGTGCGGGCACAGCTTTAGTATATAGTACGTCTGCCAAAATTCATTTAATTTTTTTCATGATATAAACCATGTCAACTTAAACATTCTTCGTACTAATAAAACATGCGCAAATGCAATATGTATAATACAGTGCCTGGTAAGAAATCCGTCGACAATAGGCGTGATCGAAATGCCCATGTCATTGTCCGAGTCTGTCTTTAGACTGCAACGTATCAGGTATCAAAAACAACCAAAAACAGCAACAATCAAGTAGAGGAAGAAAGCAAGATCCTGCTGCCTCGTACTTCTCTACTCCCTCGTCTGCTCCACAAACTCCGCATTCCCTCTCTTCTCAACATAATAACCCGGATCCGGTTTCCGCTCCAGATGCACTTCCTGCTTGGTTAAGCGCCTGTCGACCTCCTGCACGTCAACGAGCTCCTTGACCTTCATGACCTGACCTGCGACGGACTGCGAGACGGGGTGGAAGACGGTTGCCATGCGCTTTTTGAGGCCAAGGGCTTTGAGGACGTCTGTTGTTCGGCGGGGGAGACCGATTGCGGAGCGGAGGAGTGTTATGCGGAAGAAGGCCATTTTGGTTTGTTTGGTTTATTGAAAGATTGGTATAGagtagtggtggtgggatATTGGTTGTTGTGGGCTGCGGGAGGTGGATCTTAAGGATTGGCTTTTGGACCCGGTTTGAGAGGGATGATGCGAGATTGCGAGTTGATGTAGTGTAGTCCTGGTCTTTTCTTTCGCAGATTCTCTTGGATTCGAGGTTTCGTTATTCGGTGGAAGCGCAATGCGGGAGGATTCAAGGATACGGGTGGGTTCAATGTCTGTCCTCTGGCCTGTAAAGAACGCAATTCGCTATACACAAGAGACTTGGATGTTCTCAATTCTTTCGCCCGTCCAATGATCGCAACTCGTTATCGTGCCGGAGTACGGAGGTTCTGGAAGTGTATACCAATCGATCTCCAGCCGGAAAATCGTCAGTCGGTCAGGCAGGCGGAAAGTCACGTGGAAACCATTCTGCCGGCGTCTTTGCGGGAGGGACGCTCGACGTTGCAGGAATGAAAGTATGCAACTGACGAGGGAACTCCTCAGTTTCTTTTGAAGGTACCTTGCTTGTTGGATTTgtgctttctttgtgtgACTTGATTATTGCTGGAATTGGAGCGAGGTGGATCTATTATGGAATTGGGGTTACTGTTATCTGGTGTATACTGACGTCTTGCCCCAAGGTCGGAGAGCTTACGATTGATCACTAGTATCATTTGGCATTGTTTACATTATTGAATGGCATTGTGGTACCTACGGATTTACACTGGTGCCACTCGTGCGTGCTCGCCGTCGATAACCATCCCTGACGCGATCCCTCCCTTCACCACCTGCCAAAATGGCGCAAGAAGCCGGATCCGATGGCACGCTGGCCATGCCCCGGCTTGACGATATCCTACGGCACCCAGAAGACCTCGACAAAATCACCGGCCTAAAAGCAGAGTACTCGCGCAAGAAAGCCGCCGTCGACGCACACCTCCGCGAGGGTCTTCGGGACCAACTAGAAACGGTACAACGCAGCATCAACGCCCTAACAGAGGGCCAGCGACAGGTTGTGAAAACAAAAGATGAACTGCAGGGGATAGACAAGCTATGCGCGGAGTCGCAGACGAGCGTTGAGGATTTCTCGCAGATCGATAAGCTGGCTAAGATGCAGAGGCATTTCGAGGCCACACTGATGATTAAAAAGGGGTTGGAGAATTTCAGTGCGGATCTTGCTGAGATTGAGAATCTGCTTacggaggatgatgatgatttggAGAATCAGCCGAATATGTTACGGGCGCATATGCAGATTTCGCGGCTGAGGGATTTCCGTGATGAGGCGATGGATCAGATTCGCAAGGCGGGGGATCCTAGTAATGAGGAGACTCTGATTGATTATTTTCAGGGGCTGGATTCTGTTATTGAGTGGTTTGATGATCATTTGGGAACCGCGTGTATGAATTTGATTCcgctcgtgcagtcggataaCAACAGCATGGTGGTTCGGTTAGCAGTGGTCGTTgcaaatgaagaaaagaacgatGAGACGGTGCGCGCATTGCAAGAAGCACAGAAGGACCATAAAGATCTGGCAAATCGGTTCAAATCCATGAACATCGGTCCCAAGACCGTTCGCGGCTACAAGGAGAAGTTCATCAAGGCCATCGAATTCTATGCGCAGACCCAATTCGAGTCGACCAAGGAGGGCTTCCTCGATGATCCTGAGAACTTAGAGAAGAGCTTCCGGTGGTACTTCAACGATCTTTTCACCGTTAAACAGGGCATGCAGCAACTTATGCCTAAGAAGTGGAGGATCTATGAGACTTATACCAATATCTACCATCGGATGATGCACGATTTCCTGGTTGGTCTGATCGATGATCCGGAGCTACCAGCGGACAATTTGCTGTCGATCATCCATTGGTCTGAGAAGTACTacaagaagatgaagaagttAGGCTGGGCACAGACGGAACTCCAGCCCAATATTCTCGATGACCGTGAGCCTGAGCTTATTCGACAATGGCAGAACGTCATCATCAAGGCCGTTGGGGAATGGATGGACCGGATCAAGGCGACAGACACGAAGGGACTTGTCGAGCGGATTCCAGATTCCCTGGACACGAATATGGAAGGATACTTCCGGACTCGGACTCTCCCAGACATGTGGCGCATGCTTAATGAGCAGATCATGGCCGCTGGAGCTTCTTCGCGGACAGATCTCGTCGAGGGTATCATCGATGCCATGTTCCAAGTTCTCAAGGGCCGCCAGTCAGCCTGGCAGACACTCATTGACGAGGAATGTGCCAAATACAAGGCCCCAGGCGGCGACCTGCTCGACGGCCTGCAATTGCTGCAGGACTGGTTAATCGCCGTAGCCAACGACCAAATTGCCTGTAtcgacgacaacgacgaAACAGGCCAACTGGGCTACCTGACCCGCTTCAAGAACGACTTCGAGCCCTATGTGGATCCGAAATACATGGCCTCGCGCGCCATGCCAGAACTCGACGCCCTGCGCGACGGCTATGTGGATCTGAGTACCCACTGCCTGAACCAGTTCGTGCAAGTGGTCTTCGCCGTCGACCTCCGCGGCACGATCCCCGAGTTCTTCACGCAGAAGTGGTACGGCGATTTCGCCATGAAGCGCATCACCTCCACTTTCGAAGACTACATGGTCGACTACTCACCCGTCCTGCATCCCTCTCTAACCGACATCCTTGTCGAGGAGTTATCCGACGAACTCCTCGTCGGCTACCTGTCCTCCGTGCGCAACAAGAGCGTCAAGTTCCGACGGTCCCAAGACCCCTACACGGACAAGTTCAAGGACGACGTTCTTACCGTCTTTGCCTTCTTCCAGAAATACCCGGATTCCTTTGCTGCCACTATCAAGATGAAGTGGAGGCTCGTTGATTGGCTTGTGCGGTTGCTGGAAGCGGATAAGGGACCCGCACTCGTGGCCGTTTATGAGAACTTCAAGACGGAGTATTGGGATTTGCAGCTTACCTGGGTTGAAGCTGTGTTGAGGACTAGGGATGACTTTGAGAGGAGTATGGTTAGTGCTACGAAGGCGAAGGCTGCGGAGCTGTCTGTGGAGGTAGGCATTGAGACGTTGATGAGTCGGGTGAGATGAGGTTGCTTCCCTTGGTATCGTGTGAGGGTTATTCCATCAGCGAGGCGTTTGGGACTTTCTTTTCATTCTATTTCTCACGTTGTAGCATTTAGATGTTTGTATATAGCTCTATATACCTCGTTATGTATCCAATTTGTCTGTGATATACATGCATCCCTTAAGACAGCTACTCCGCGACCCTGACACCACCGTCCGAGCTCCCATCACTGTAATCATCCATGATTATTTCAGTATCGGTTAACAGCCTCAGTAGCAGGCTGAACATTAGGGTCCCAACTCAAACTCCTCTCCGCAACAACCTTGTATTTTTCTCCCAAACGAGCATTCAACCCGTCCTCATCAGGATTCAGCTTTTTTGCGCCCATTTCACAAATGCACACGGATTCCAAGGGGAAATCCTTTGCCCAGACGAATGGATGTTTAACGGCGTCGCCTGATCCTGATCCGTCAGATTTAGAAGGtgatctcttcctcttcttttgttCCGGGTCATCGTCTAGTTCTTCCGGGTTGCCAGCGCGTCGCAAGCTACTTATGTATTCTGCAGGTAAGGCTTCGTTGCTAGGTGTTGTATTACCTGCAACTGTTATAGCCGCAGATCGAGGTGTCGTCCTATGGTTGTCGAGGTAGTAATCCCGATAGTGATCAAGGATATCTCTGGCGTCGAATGTATACCGACTGTTTTTGTTCCCGTTCTTGCCCTTGGGGCCACCCTTGCCATTACCGTCGCCTCCACGTTGTCGTCCTTTAATGTATATTGTGTTCACGACGGTAGCGTGTAGGAAAAGTGGTCTGGGTTTTAGTTTGGGTTTTGGAGGGATGTGGATCGGTTTGGTAGTAAGTTTGGGAGGTTGGGATTGACATAGAGCTGATTGTTCCTCTGCGAGAGTGACTGGTAACTCTTCAAGGAGGGAGGATGATGCGGTATCGTTGATGCATAATGGTTTATCTATTACGGGTTGTTCTTCTGTTGCGGCAGTAGAGCCATCTCCGTCGATCTtgccttcttcctttttaTTTGCCTTGTCCTGCTGGGAAGTTCCCTCTGTTGCTATTCCTTCATAGCTTTGTCCTACCTGCTTCTGAGGGGACTCTTTATATTCGCCTTGCAAGAACCCAGCCTCGAGGAACTTATCCCGCAGCATTTCGCAAAAAGGATACAACCGTGACGTAGGATCCACCGGCGCAGCATGAAGCACTGTAGCAGAACGTGCTCGCGGAAGCGCATGCAGAGATTCAAGAGAGACATTGAATGGCCGAGGCATGGTCTGTGAGACCGTGTTAGTCTCCTGCACAGCGTCAAACTCGCCCTCGCCACGAGAATCAGGAAGAGATGGATGCAACGGTTGTTCTGTCCTTCCCTTTCTTGATTTGATCCTTTCTGCCTTCTCCTCTGCTTCGTGTATCATTGCGACTAGATCCAGCGACTGGAAGAACTCCAAAGCTTCCTCAAATCGTTCCTTGGTTGGAAGACTCATGACGCCCAAGGTAAGGTGAAGAGTCCCCACAGGTCGCAATGCGCCGTCAGGAATGAGCGGCCTTCCTTGCTGGACGATGGCTTCTTGGGGACCATTTTGACTTTGTTCTTGCTGCACTGGTGATGCGGGAATAGCTGCTTTGAATGTCGCAAGAGATGATTCGAGCTGCGGGAGAGAGATGGAGTTCACGAGCGGTAGACAGAGGAAATGAGTAAGCTGAgggttcttttcttttcgtgGAGGACGTCGGAATTTCCCTCGGGGCTTGTTGTTTGTCTTTAGCTTTTCTTGTTCGGACATGGTGTGGAATAGTtggtgatgacgatgatgaaatCGGCTGTTGCAGAGTGCGACTTGCAATGAGAAAATAGGCCTTTGAGGCCTGAAGGACCTCAGCATTTAATGAATTTTGTATGATTAGAAGGAATGTTTATGGACGGATAATAACCGATGTAAATAAGATTAAGAGTTAGGGTGTATGGAGCAAAGGAGGAAGCGATGATGTTACTTGAGCAATGACA from Aspergillus chevalieri M1 DNA, chromosome 1, nearly complete sequence includes the following:
- a CDS encoding uncharacterized protein (COG:S;~EggNog:ENOG410PVRV;~InterPro:IPR019510,IPR009210;~PFAM:PF10469), translating into MLRSFRPQRPIFSLQVALCNSRFHHRHHQLFHTMSEQEKLKTNNKPRGKFRRPPRKEKNPQLTHFLCLPLVNSISLPQLESSLATFKAAIPASPVQQEQSQNGPQEAIVQQGRPLIPDGALRPVGTLHLTLGVMSLPTKERFEEALEFFQSLDLVAMIHEAEEKAERIKSRKGRTEQPLHPSLPDSRGEGEFDAVQETNTVSQTMPRPFNVSLESLHALPRARSATVLHAAPVDPTSRLYPFCEMLRDKFLEAGFLQGEYKESPQKQVGQSYEGIATEGTSQQDKANKKEEGKIDGDGSTAATEEQPVIDKPLCINDTASSSLLEELPVTLAEEQSALCQSQPPKLTTKPIHIPPKPKLKPRPLFLHATVVNTIYIKGRQRGGDGNGKGGPKGKNGNKNSRYTFDARDILDHYRDYYLDNHRTTPRSAAITVAGNTTPSNEALPAEYISSLRRAGNPEELDDDPEQKKRKRSPSKSDGSGSGDAVKHPFVWAKDFPLESVCICEMGAKKLNPDEDGLNARLGEKYKVVAERSLSWDPNVQPATEAVNRY
- the SEC6 gene encoding SNARE-binding exocyst subunit SEC6 (BUSCO:EOG09260K5F;~COG:U;~EggNog:ENOG410PGB5;~InterPro:IPR010326,IPR042532;~PFAM:PF06046;~go_component: GO:0000145 - exocyst [Evidence IEA];~go_process: GO:0006887 - exocytosis [Evidence IEA]), which translates into the protein MAQEAGSDGTLAMPRLDDILRHPEDLDKITGLKAEYSRKKAAVDAHLREGLRDQLETVQRSINALTEGQRQVVKTKDELQGIDKLCAESQTSVEDFSQIDKLAKMQRHFEATLMIKKGLENFSADLAEIENLLTEDDDDLENQPNMLRAHMQISRLRDFRDEAMDQIRKAGDPSNEETLIDYFQGLDSVIEWFDDHLGTACMNLIPLVQSDNNSMVVRLAVVVANEEKNDETVRALQEAQKDHKDLANRFKSMNIGPKTVRGYKEKFIKAIEFYAQTQFESTKEGFLDDPENLEKSFRWYFNDLFTVKQGMQQLMPKKWRIYETYTNIYHRMMHDFLVGLIDDPELPADNLLSIIHWSEKYYKKMKKLGWAQTELQPNILDDREPELIRQWQNVIIKAVGEWMDRIKATDTKGLVERIPDSLDTNMEGYFRTRTLPDMWRMLNEQIMAAGASSRTDLVEGIIDAMFQVLKGRQSAWQTLIDEECAKYKAPGGDLLDGLQLLQDWLIAVANDQIACIDDNDETGQLGYLTRFKNDFEPYVDPKYMASRAMPELDALRDGYVDLSTHCLNQFVQVVFAVDLRGTIPEFFTQKWYGDFAMKRITSTFEDYMVDYSPVLHPSLTDILVEELSDELLVGYLSSVRNKSVKFRRSQDPYTDKFKDDVLTVFAFFQKYPDSFAATIKMKWRLVDWLVRLLEADKGPALVAVYENFKTEYWDLQLTWVEAVLRTRDDFERSMVSATKAKAAELSVEVGIETLMSRVR
- the MRPL33 gene encoding mitochondrial 54S ribosomal protein uL30m (COG:J;~EggNog:ENOG410PST3;~InterPro:IPR036919,IPR016082,IPR005996;~PFAM:PF00327;~go_component: GO:0015934 - large ribosomal subunit [Evidence IEA];~go_function: GO:0003735 - structural constituent of ribosome [Evidence IEA];~go_process: GO:0006412 - translation [Evidence IEA]), which codes for MAFFRITLLRSAIGLPRRTTDVLKALGLKKRMATVFHPVSQSVAGQVMKVKELVDVQEVDRRLTKQEVHLERKPDPGYYVEKRGNAEFVEQTRE